The DNA region CGGATCGCCTGCATGAAATTGGACGGCCGTGACCGTTCCCTCAGTCAGAAGAAACCGGGCTTTAACTATCTGTTGCTGCCGAAGGATCGACCCGACGGTCAGGTGATCAAGGAGATCGCTCCCCAAGACGACGAGATCACCATCATCAAGACCACCGATAGCGCGCTGACCGGCACCAACCTGCGTTTGGTCCTGCACAACATGGGGATCAAGGATGTTATCTGCTCCGGTATTTTCACCGATCAGTGTGTCGCATCGACGGTGCGGAGTTTGGCTGATGAGAGCTTTGGCGTGGTGGTGGTCGAGGACTGTTGTGCCGCCGCTACGATGGAACTGCACAACCATGAACTCGATATCATCAACATGATTTATTGCCACGTCGTCCATCTCGATGAAGTTCTCGAGTTCTTCGATTGACGCTACTTGCATCGGGAGGTGCAGCGTGACGGGTTTGTACGAGCGGGATAAGCGATCTCTTTCGACCCTGTCCAACCTGCGGTTCTTCCCGCAGTCGATTACGGGTGGCAAAGGCAGTTATCTGATCGCGGAGGACGGCCGGCGGCTGCTCGACTTCTCGGCTTCCTGGGGGGCGGCCAGTCTCGGCCATTCCCATCCCGCCCTGGCGGCGGCGGTTGCGGGGGCCTTGAAGGATCAAGCGGGTGCCAGTCACCTTTCCACCGCTAACCTTCCGGCTGTCGAGCTGGCTGAAAAGCTGCTTGCTTTGGTGCCGGATCGGGCCGCGGGCAGGGTTTGGCTGGGCCATTCCGGCTCCGACGCAAATGAAACGGTGGCGCGTGCCGTGCTGGCCGCGACGGGACGCTCACGTATTCTTTCCTTTAAGGGCGCATACCACGGTGGCACCAGCGGATCGATGGCCGTGTCCGGGCACCCGGTGCAACAAGGTGTTCCCAAAGCGGCCGGCCTCAGCCTGATACCCTTCCCCGACGGGTATCGGGATGGTGGTGAGGCAGCAGCGGCGCAGGCAGCGCTCGATCATCTCCGAGCGCTTCTGGATGGCCCCGTTCCGCCAAATGAAGTTGCCGCGCTTTTCCTTGAGCCGATCCAATCGGATGGCGGCATGATTGTTCCGCCGGATGGTTATTTCCAAGAGGTTGAAGCGCTTTGTCGTCGGCACGGCATTTTGATCGTGGCCGACGAAGTCAAGGTAGGGTTGGGCCGGAGCGGGCGGTTCCATGCCTTTGAGCACCTTGGGATTCAGCCTGACATCGTTGTCTTCGGCAAGGGGCTGGGGGGTGGTCTTCCGGTTTCCGCCGCTGTGGGCCCTGAAGCGATCATGAATCACAGCGCGGCCTTCTCTTTCCAGACAGTCCATGGAAACCCGGTTTGTGCAGCGGCCGCCAAGGCAGTGCTGGAAACCATCGAGCGGGACTCGCTGGTTGAGCAGGCGGCAGAGGTTGGGCTGCACCTCAAGGGACTTCTGGAACGATTGCAGGAAAAGCACGCTTTAGTGGGTGACGTTCGAGGGCGTGGCCTGGCGCTTGGCGTCGAACTGGTGACAGACCGTCAAACCAAGGAGGCGGCAAAGACGGCAACCGCGTTGACCGTTTATCGCGCGTTCGAA from Limibacillus halophilus includes:
- a CDS encoding cysteine hydrolase family protein — encoded protein: MSWKTAHRSFYYANAEEPEDIRLDPKTTALLVIDLQETYMEDKDTPEETARWQPFYDRMRKTVIPNNARLIAECRARGVEVIFARIACMKLDGRDRSLSQKKPGFNYLLLPKDRPDGQVIKEIAPQDDEITIIKTTDSALTGTNLRLVLHNMGIKDVICSGIFTDQCVASTVRSLADESFGVVVVEDCCAAATMELHNHELDIINMIYCHVVHLDEVLEFFD
- a CDS encoding aspartate aminotransferase family protein → MTGLYERDKRSLSTLSNLRFFPQSITGGKGSYLIAEDGRRLLDFSASWGAASLGHSHPALAAAVAGALKDQAGASHLSTANLPAVELAEKLLALVPDRAAGRVWLGHSGSDANETVARAVLAATGRSRILSFKGAYHGGTSGSMAVSGHPVQQGVPKAAGLSLIPFPDGYRDGGEAAAAQAALDHLRALLDGPVPPNEVAALFLEPIQSDGGMIVPPDGYFQEVEALCRRHGILIVADEVKVGLGRSGRFHAFEHLGIQPDIVVFGKGLGGGLPVSAAVGPEAIMNHSAAFSFQTVHGNPVCAAAAKAVLETIERDSLVEQAAEVGLHLKGLLERLQEKHALVGDVRGRGLALGVELVTDRQTKEAAKTATALTVYRAFELGLILYYVGVSSNVLEFTPPLTLTKEEATAGVALLDQALSDVAAGRVDQKKVAAFAGW